From the genome of Agromyces intestinalis:
CGTCCCGGTCTGGCAGGGCGCCGGCTCAGCGCGCGCGATGAGCCACGCCGACGGGGCAGCCGCCATCCAGGGCGACCTGCCCGCCTCCGCGACCATCATCGTCGACGTGCCGGTCGAGGCGGGCGAGGCGCTCGACACGGGCGTGCGGCGGTACAGTTCGCTGCGCCGGGTGCGCGAGCGAACCGAGGCCGCGCTGGCCGGCGTCGACGAGCTCGCGATCACGATCGGCGGCGACTGCGCCGCGACGGTCGCCGCGGTCGCACATGCCAGCCGGTCGGGCGCGGGCCCGCTGGCCGTGCTGTGGCTCGACGCGCACCCCGACCTGCACACGCCCGAGACCTCGCCGTCGGGCAACTTCGGCGGCATGGTGCTGCGCGCGATCTCGGGTGAGGGAGCGCCGGGCCTCGCGCTGGACGCCGACGAACGGATCGAGCCCGGGCGGATCGTGCTCGGCGGTGCCCGGTCGATCGACGACGAAGAGCGACGGTTCATCGACGAGCACGGCATCGCCGCGCTGACGGTGAGTGAACTCGGAGACCCCGACACGGTGATCGCCGCACTCGAAGCGGTCGGAGCGAGCCGGGTGTTCGTGCACGTCGACCTCGACGTGCTCGATCCATCGGCGCTCGCCGGGCTCTCGTATCCGCTGCCGTTCGGCATCGACACGCCCGAGCTCGTGGCGTTGCTTCGCGCGGTGGTCGCGCGGTTCCCGCTCGCCGGTGCCGCGATCGCCGGATTCGCCCCGGGGTCGCCGGCGGCGGCGGGCGACGACCTTCCCGCGATCCTGCGCATCGTCGGGGCGCTCTCGTCGGCGCCGCAGGCGGCGGGCTGAAGACGGCCCGGGACGCAAGACCAGGGTACTGGTCGTCCCCGCAAGGCCTGTCCTCCGCGGGCTGCCGCTGCCTAGGCTGGCGACGGCGGCAGCGCGGGCGACCGTCGGGAAGGAACGAGTGATGATGCGCGAGGTCGATGTCGTGGTGATCGGCGCCGGGCCGGTCGGCGAGAACGTCGCCGACCGGGCGAAGGCCGGTGGGCTCGACGTGGTCATCGTCGAGCGCGAACTCGTCGGCGGCGAGTGCTCGTACTGGGCGTGCGTGCCGTCGAAGACCCTGCTGCGCAGTGCGGCTGCGCTGCGTGCGGCACAGCGGGTGCCGGGCGCCGCCGAGGCGGTGACGGGCCGCCTGGATGTCGCCGCGGTGTTCCGTCGGCGCAATGAGTGGGTGTCCGACTGGAGCGACGCGGGCGGCGAGGAGTGGTTGCGCGGCGCCGGTATCGGGCTCGAGCGCGGCCACGCGCGGCTCGCCGGACTGCGCAGGGTCGACGTCGAGCGCGCCGACGGCACGACGGTCGAGCTCGCCGCCCGGCACGCGGTCGTGATCGCGACCGGCACCGACGCCGCGATCCCCGACCTGCCCGGGCTCGCCGACGCCCGACCATGGACGAGCCGTGAGGCGACGAGCTCACCAGAGGCGCCGGGCCGGCTCGCCATCATCGGCGGCGGGGTCGTCGCTGTCGAGATGGCCACGGCATACGCCGGATTCGGCTCTGAGGTCACCGTGCTGGCCCGAAGCGGGCTGCTGGGTGGCATGGAACCGTTCGCCGGCGAGGCGGTCGCGGACGGGTTGCGCGAGCTCGGAGCATCCGTGCACATGGCGGCGCGACTCGCCTCGGTCTCACGCGACGACCGCGACCAGGTCGTGATCGAGGTCGAGGGCGGCGACCCGGTCGTGGCCGACGAGGTGCTCGTCGCGACGGGCCGGCGCCCGCGTACGGCCGATCTCGGCCTCGAGACGGTGGGGCTCGAGCCGGGCGACTGGCTCGACGTCGACGACACGCTGCTCGTCGCGGGTGCACCGGCGGGCGAGGCCGGGTGGCTGTACGCCGTCGGCGACGTGAACCACCGCGCCCTGCTCACCCACCAGGGCAAGTACCAGGGCCGGGCCGCCGGAGACGTCATCGCGGCGCGCGCGATCGGCGCACGCGTCGACGATGCGCCCTGGGGCGTGCACGTCGCCACCGCCGACCACGAGGCGGTGCCCCAGGTCGTGTTCGCCGAGCCCGAGTGCGCGTCGGTCGGCCTCACCGCCGAGGCCGCCGAACACGCCGGGCGCCGCGTCCGCGTCATCGACGTGCCGCTCGGCTCGGCGTCGGGCGCCGGCATCCACGGAGACGGCGCCGAAGGGCGGGCGCGGTTGGTCGTCGACCTCGACCGCGAGACCGTCATCGGCGCGACCTTCGTCGGACCCGACCTCGCCGAACTGCTGCACGCGGCGACGATCGCGATCGTCGGCGAGGTGCCGATCGGGCGCCTGTGGCACGCGGTGCCCGCGTTCCCGACCGTGAGCGAGATCTGGTTGCGGCTGCTCGAAGCACTCGGGCGGCCGACGGCCGACCGGGTGATACCGGCGGGCGACAGCGGGGCCGCCGCATGAGCCGCGTCGTCCGCCTGCAGCCCCTCGACTCGTGGTTCAGCCGGATCGGGTTCTGGTGGGCGACCCTCGTCGGGCTTGTGTGGGGCTTCGTGTGGAGTACGGGACGCATCGAGGTGCGCCAGGGGCTCATCGTCTTCACCGGGATGCCGAAGTGGACCTTCGGCCGGGGCGGCTCATGCGTGGGCGCGTGCTACCTGACCGACCGGAACGCGGGTGAGCGCGTGCTCGGCCACGAGGCGGTGCATAAGCGCCAGTGGCAGCGCTACGGCATGCTGTTCCCGCTGCTCTACCTCATGGCCGGCCGCGACCCGCTGCGCAACCGGTTCGAGATCGAGGCCGGCCTCGAGGCCGGCGGGTACGTGCGGGCGGACGGGAGCCCGAGGCATCCCGCCCGCCCGCGACGACGCTAGTTCTGTCGAAGGGTACGGCTGATCAGCCGGCGAGCACCGCGGCGATGTCTTCGACGAGCGTGGGCCACCCCGCCTGCCAGCCGAAGCTCAGCGCGGTCGGCGGCGAGACCGACGACACCGTGACCGGGTCGACGACCTGCACGACCTTGCCAGCGGCGACCGCGGGGATCGCCTGCAGCTCGGGCTTGGCGAGCGACGCGGCCGCGGCGTCCTCGCTGGCCGCGAAGAGGATGACGACGTCGGCGTCGAGCTGGTCGAGCTGCTCGTAGCTGAGGTCGTAGTAGAAGCCGCCGTCGCTCGAGTCGAGCGCGGCCACCGAGGGCGCGACCTCGAGACCGAGACCGGTGAGCACCGACACACGGGCGTCGGCCTCGGTGTAGATCGAGGCGACGCCGTCGCCGTCCCAGATGCTGACGAACGTCGCGCCCGCGAACTCGGAGTGTGCGGCCGCGTCGTCGGCGATGCCCTGCTCGATGCCGTCGAGCACCTCGTCGCCGGCGGCCGTACGGCCGAGCGCATTCGCGGTGATCGAGATGGTGTCCTGCCAGGTCGTCGTCCAGGGTGCCTCGGGGAACGCCACCACCGGGGCGATGTCGCTCAGCAGCTCGTACTGCTCTTCGGTCAGGCCCGAGTACGGCGCGACGATGAGGTCGGGATCGGCCGCCACGAACTCTTCGTACGGCAGGGTGGCGCCGCCATCGGCGTCGGTGAGCACGGCGGGCTTCGGGATGCCGGCCTCGTCGTACGCCTCTTCGACCCACGGCAACAGGTTGCCCTCGCCGACCGTCCAGCTCTGCTCGGCGACCGCGACCGGGTACACGCCGACCGAGATGGCGGCCTCGGTCGAGCCCCAGCCCCACGTGGCGACCCGCTCGGGCGCCTCGGTGATCTCGGTCTCGCCGAACGCGTGCTCGATCGTGATCGGGAACTCGTCGGTGGCCTCGGTGGTGGTGAAGCCGCCCGACTCGGCTGCGGCGTCGTCATCGGTGTCGGTTGCGGCACACGCGGTGAGCAGGGTCGCGACGGCCGCGAGGCCGGCGATGGCGGTCAGGGATCGGCGAAGACGCACGGATACTCCTAGATCGTGGAAGAAGGGATAAGGGGAGCCTAACCTAACCGGGCTGCCTCGCGCGCCGCGACGATCGGCCCGACCGGCACGACGAGCGGCGACCCGACCACCGGGTCGACGACCACGCGCGCCTCGAGTCCGAACGCGTCGGCCACGGTGCGATCGGTCACGACGTCGGACGGCGCGCCCTCGGCCACCACGCGGCCGCCGTGCATCACGATCATGCGGTCGGCGTAGCGGGCCGCGAGGTTCAACTCGTGCAGCACCATCACGACCGTGGTGCCGCGCTCGCGGTTGAGCGTGCGCAGCAGGTCGAGCAGTTCGATCTGATGCGTGAGATCCAGGTAGGTCGTGGGCTCGTCGAGCAGCACGATGTCGGTCTGCTGAGCGAGCACCATCGCGATCCAGACCCGCTGGCGCTGGCCGCCCGAGAGCTCCTCCAGCCGACGGTCGGCGAGGTCGGCGACCCCCGTCGCGGCCAGCGCCTCGGCGACGACGGCATCGTCATCGCTCGAGTGCCGACCGAACCAGCCCTGGTGCGGGAACCGGCCTCGGGCGACGAGCTCGGCGACCCGCACCCCGTCGGGCGCGATCGAGGTCTGCGGCAGCACGCCGACGAGACGTGCGAAGCGGCGCCGGCCCATCGACCGCGCGTCGACGCCGCCGACGGTGACCCGGCCCGCCTCGAGCGGGTGCAGCCCGGCGATGCCGCGCAGCAGGGTCGACTTGCCGCACGCGTTCGGCCCGACGATGACGGTGACCTGCCCGTCGGGGATCTCGAGGTCGAGTCCCTCGATCACGCGTCGCCCGTCGTAGCCGATCGAGACCGCGTGCGCGCGCAGGGTGCGGTCGCCGACGGGGCGGCTCGCTGTTGGCTCGGCGGTCGCACTCATGCGCGTCGCCTCCTCTCGGTGGTGGCCAGCAGCCACAGCAGGTAGGGGGCGCCGATCACGCCCGTGACGATGCCGACCGGTGCCACGAGGCCGGGCACCGCGTACTGCCCGAGCACATCGGCCGTGAGAGTGAGCGCGGCCCCCGTCGCGGCGGACGTCGCCAGTGCGGCACCGCCGCCCGTGAGCGCACGGGCGATCGCGGGGGCGACCAGGGCGACGAACGCGATCGGGCCGGCGGCGGCCGTGGCGAGCGCGACGAGCGCGACCGCGACGAGCAGCAGCGCCATGCGGGTGCGGTCGGCGGCCACCCCGAGGCCGCGCGCATGGTCGTCGCCGAGGGCGAGCACACCGACCCGGCGTGCGAGCGACGCCACCACGAGGCATCCGACCGCGACCGCGACCGCGAGCCAGGCAAGCTCGTCGCCGCGCACGTCGGCGACGCTGCCGACCGTCCACGCGAGCGCGGACTGCGCCTGGCGCACCTCGGCGCGGGTGAGCAGCCACGCGGTGATCGACCCGGTGAGGTACGCGAAGCCCACGCCCACGAGTACGAACCGGATGCCGTGCAGACCCTGCCGCCACGCGAGCGCCCAGATCGCGACTGCGACCGCGAGCGCCGCGAGGAACGCGATGCCCGACACGGCGACGCCGCCGAGCCCGAGGATGAGCAGCGCCCAGACGGCGCCGAGGCTCGCGCCGCCCGAGATGCCGAGGATGTCGGGGCTCGCGAGCGGGTTGCGCAGCACCGCCTGGAACACGGCGCCGGCGAGCGCGAAGGCGACGCCGCACACGATCGCCGCGAGGATACGCGGCACGCGCAGGCGCATCACGACGAAGCGATCGCCGTCGTCGCCGAGACCCACGAGCGCCAGGAACACCCGGCCGGCCGAGATATCGGCGGCGCCCAGCACGAGGGCGATCGCACCGACCGCGAGCACGACCGCGAGACATCCGGCCAGCACCCACGCGAGCCGACGCCGGCGCGCGTGGCGCACGGCGACGATGGTCGCGAGGGTTGCTGCCGGCGCGGTCATCACACTCCCACCACGCTGCGGCTGCGCGCGACCGCGATGAGCACGGGCGCACCGATCACGGCGGCCACGACACCGGCCTCGAGTTCGCCCGGCGCGCCGACGAGCCGGCCGATGACGTCGGCGATGAGCAGCATGGCCGGCCCGAGCACGATCGAGCACGCGATCACCCACCGCGCATCCGAGCCGACGAGCCGCCGGGCGGCGTGCGGCACCACGAGCCCGACCAGCGCGATCGGGCCGGCGAGCGCGGCGCCCGTGCCCGCCAGGAGCACGATCGCGACCGCCGCGAGCGCGCGCGTGGTGCCGACCCGCTGCCCGAGTCCGCGCGCGACGTCGTCGCCGAGGGCGAGTCCGTTGATGCGGTGCGCCAGCGCGATCGCGAGCACCGCGCCGACCGCCACGAACGGCCACAGCACCGCGGCCGTCGACAGGTCGCGCCCGGTGAGCGACCCGACCACCCAGAACCGATACTGGTCGAAGGTCTCGATGTCTCCCAGCAGCACCAGCGTCGTCAGCGGCGTGATGAGGGCCGTCATCGCCGCACCGACGAGCGCGAGCCGATCGGGTCGGGCGGCGCCGATCGCGAAAACCGCGGCGGCTGCCGCGGCCGCGCCCGCGAAGGCGAACCAGACGTAGGCCGCCGGCTCGGTGAGCCCCAACAGCTGGATCGCGAGCACGACGGCGAGCGCCGCACCCGAGTTGATGCCGAGCAGGCCGGGATCGGCGATGGGGTTGCGGGTAACGCCCTGGATGAGCGCGCCGGCCAGGGCGAATGCGACGCCGGCGAGCAGGCCGATGACGGTGCGAGGCACCCGCAGTTCGAGCACGATCTGGTGTGCGCGATCGCCGTCGACCGGGGCGACCAGCGCCTGCCAGACCGCGCCCGGATCGATCGCACGCACCCCGAACGCGAGACTCGCCCAGACGGTCGCTGCGAGCACGACGAGCGAGAGCGCCATCGCGAGCAGGCGACGGGCACGGCGCGGGGTGCGCCGCGGGGTGCGCCGTCGGGTGCGGTTGAGCCCCGGCGCGCCGGCGGCGCCCGGCGCGGTCACGGGATCGAGGGTGCGGGACATCCGGTGGTCAGTCGAGCTCGGCGCGACCGAGTCGCCAGTAGCCCATGAACGCGACCCGCCGACGGTCGAGGCCCGCCTCGGACACCAGGTACCGGCGGATCGACTTCACGACGGATGCCTCGCCCGCGACCCAGGCGTAGACGCCGCCGTCGAGGCTGCGCCCCTCGGGCACGTCCCACAGCAGGTCGGCGTCGGGGTCGTCTGCGCCGTCTTCGGCATCGAGGTCAACGGTCTCGCCGGGCGCGATCATCAGCCGGGCGACGCCGTCGCGCACCGCGGGAACGAGCCGGTCGCC
Proteins encoded in this window:
- a CDS encoding Fe-S oxidoreductase translates to MSRVVRLQPLDSWFSRIGFWWATLVGLVWGFVWSTGRIEVRQGLIVFTGMPKWTFGRGGSCVGACYLTDRNAGERVLGHEAVHKRQWQRYGMLFPLLYLMAGRDPLRNRFEIEAGLEAGGYVRADGSPRHPARPRRR
- a CDS encoding dihydrolipoyl dehydrogenase family protein — encoded protein: MREVDVVVIGAGPVGENVADRAKAGGLDVVIVERELVGGECSYWACVPSKTLLRSAAALRAAQRVPGAAEAVTGRLDVAAVFRRRNEWVSDWSDAGGEEWLRGAGIGLERGHARLAGLRRVDVERADGTTVELAARHAVVIATGTDAAIPDLPGLADARPWTSREATSSPEAPGRLAIIGGGVVAVEMATAYAGFGSEVTVLARSGLLGGMEPFAGEAVADGLRELGASVHMAARLASVSRDDRDQVVIEVEGGDPVVADEVLVATGRRPRTADLGLETVGLEPGDWLDVDDTLLVAGAPAGEAGWLYAVGDVNHRALLTHQGKYQGRAAGDVIAARAIGARVDDAPWGVHVATADHEAVPQVVFAEPECASVGLTAEAAEHAGRRVRVIDVPLGSASGAGIHGDGAEGRARLVVDLDRETVIGATFVGPDLAELLHAATIAIVGEVPIGRLWHAVPAFPTVSEIWLRLLEALGRPTADRVIPAGDSGAAA
- a CDS encoding arginase family protein, encoding MPARFVVVPVWQGAGSARAMSHADGAAAIQGDLPASATIIVDVPVEAGEALDTGVRRYSSLRRVRERTEAALAGVDELAITIGGDCAATVAAVAHASRSGAGPLAVLWLDAHPDLHTPETSPSGNFGGMVLRAISGEGAPGLALDADERIEPGRIVLGGARSIDDEERRFIDEHGIAALTVSELGDPDTVIAALEAVGASRVFVHVDLDVLDPSALAGLSYPLPFGIDTPELVALLRAVVARFPLAGAAIAGFAPGSPAAAGDDLPAILRIVGALSSAPQAAG
- a CDS encoding ABC transporter substrate-binding protein translates to MRLRRSLTAIAGLAAVATLLTACAATDTDDDAAAESGGFTTTEATDEFPITIEHAFGETEITEAPERVATWGWGSTEAAISVGVYPVAVAEQSWTVGEGNLLPWVEEAYDEAGIPKPAVLTDADGGATLPYEEFVAADPDLIVAPYSGLTEEQYELLSDIAPVVAFPEAPWTTTWQDTISITANALGRTAAGDEVLDGIEQGIADDAAAHSEFAGATFVSIWDGDGVASIYTEADARVSVLTGLGLEVAPSVAALDSSDGGFYYDLSYEQLDQLDADVVILFAASEDAAAASLAKPELQAIPAVAAGKVVQVVDPVTVSSVSPPTALSFGWQAGWPTLVEDIAAVLAG
- a CDS encoding ABC transporter ATP-binding protein, with translation MSATAEPTASRPVGDRTLRAHAVSIGYDGRRVIEGLDLEIPDGQVTVIVGPNACGKSTLLRGIAGLHPLEAGRVTVGGVDARSMGRRRFARLVGVLPQTSIAPDGVRVAELVARGRFPHQGWFGRHSSDDDAVVAEALAATGVADLADRRLEELSGGQRQRVWIAMVLAQQTDIVLLDEPTTYLDLTHQIELLDLLRTLNRERGTTVVMVLHELNLAARYADRMIVMHGGRVVAEGAPSDVVTDRTVADAFGLEARVVVDPVVGSPLVVPVGPIVAAREAARLG
- a CDS encoding FecCD family ABC transporter permease; translated protein: MTAPAATLATIVAVRHARRRRLAWVLAGCLAVVLAVGAIALVLGAADISAGRVFLALVGLGDDGDRFVVMRLRVPRILAAIVCGVAFALAGAVFQAVLRNPLASPDILGISGGASLGAVWALLILGLGGVAVSGIAFLAALAVAVAIWALAWRQGLHGIRFVLVGVGFAYLTGSITAWLLTRAEVRQAQSALAWTVGSVADVRGDELAWLAVAVAVGCLVVASLARRVGVLALGDDHARGLGVAADRTRMALLLVAVALVALATAAAGPIAFVALVAPAIARALTGGGAALATSAATGAALTLTADVLGQYAVPGLVAPVGIVTGVIGAPYLLWLLATTERRRRA
- a CDS encoding FecCD family ABC transporter permease gives rise to the protein MSRTLDPVTAPGAAGAPGLNRTRRRTPRRTPRRARRLLAMALSLVVLAATVWASLAFGVRAIDPGAVWQALVAPVDGDRAHQIVLELRVPRTVIGLLAGVAFALAGALIQGVTRNPIADPGLLGINSGAALAVVLAIQLLGLTEPAAYVWFAFAGAAAAAAAVFAIGAARPDRLALVGAAMTALITPLTTLVLLGDIETFDQYRFWVVGSLTGRDLSTAAVLWPFVAVGAVLAIALAHRINGLALGDDVARGLGQRVGTTRALAAVAIVLLAGTGAALAGPIALVGLVVPHAARRLVGSDARWVIACSIVLGPAMLLIADVIGRLVGAPGELEAGVVAAVIGAPVLIAVARSRSVVGV